The Phycisphaeraceae bacterium genome includes a window with the following:
- a CDS encoding glycoside hydrolase family 38 C-terminal domain-containing protein, producing MSTLESQPATPQTSNGSTGTRQAHYVLSTHWDREWYQPFQLYRYRLIQLMDRVLAGIASGELRGPFQTDGQAIILEDYLEIRPERRAELESLASEGKLVIGPWYVLPDEFLVTGESMIRNIALGRQIARDFGGTPSNAGFVCDLFGHVSQLPQILAGFGVRGGFLWRGTNQVHTRHLRWIGADGTELPCYRFGQRGYCDYASRVRGASDFDKTFSSEELDARLKTYLDGELEKSAVSPVLVFDGGDHMEWDRAAYDALAHRMDEPFGGIEIVHSSLDGYLNAMLAEADQITETVHGELREPGKELMEVDEQWVIPGVASSRVWIKQANARCHSLLTQWAEPLSLLSHLTLGTDGDKGFLDVAWKWLLKNHPHDSIGGCSVDTVHEDMKFRFSQTEQIASELTERAMNRLTASVAGPIEDHQVRIGVFNPTPRRRTGPVKLDIEVPVDWPRFNEFFFFEQKPAMRLLGPDGGEISYHRVAQDMDRRRKRLATTAFPAERQVNVITIIADLDLPGMGYTTLTAVRAEKDHHHTRYAEKPGLAVSSHALENSILRVEVEPGGRLTLTDKRSGRVYPNLMTFEDSADIGDGWYHGQALRDQAFSSAAAGHSDVAVIADTSSYATIRVRTTMNLPAEFDFNRMRRVESFKPLILDTTIELYRDADHVEITTTVDNQIKDHRLRVLFPSGCGSAKTYLADTAFDVVERDIELRKDNHLYRELEIETRPQQSWTAVQNKQGGLAVVTLGLLETAVRDQPERPIALTLYRSTRRTVLTDGEPEGQLLGPLTFKYRLVPLSGPPKVKRLFDLAEDLHGQTRVSVVMPSDRRHHLDVMPQPNQPARSGLLELQGDAVLTAARKLAESIELRLFNPTSQPVDTVIWMPALTSIWTRALPVNFEGQPAGDPIAVNNQSLRVTIKPRKILTLHLQR from the coding sequence ATGAGCACGCTCGAATCCCAACCCGCGACACCCCAGACAAGTAATGGGTCCACCGGAACTCGTCAGGCCCATTACGTCCTCTCGACCCACTGGGATCGTGAGTGGTACCAGCCCTTTCAGTTGTATCGCTACCGGTTGATTCAGTTGATGGACCGTGTGCTCGCGGGCATCGCCTCCGGCGAACTTCGTGGCCCGTTCCAGACCGACGGGCAGGCGATCATCCTTGAGGATTACCTGGAGATTCGCCCCGAACGCCGGGCAGAGCTCGAGAGTCTTGCCAGCGAAGGCAAACTCGTCATCGGGCCGTGGTATGTATTACCCGATGAGTTTCTTGTGACCGGGGAGTCGATGATCCGCAACATCGCGCTGGGCCGGCAAATCGCCCGTGACTTCGGTGGGACTCCCTCAAACGCAGGTTTTGTCTGCGATCTCTTCGGGCATGTCTCCCAGCTGCCTCAAATCCTCGCTGGCTTCGGGGTCCGAGGCGGCTTCCTCTGGCGCGGGACCAATCAGGTGCACACCCGCCACCTGCGCTGGATTGGTGCGGATGGTACCGAGCTTCCCTGCTACCGATTCGGCCAACGGGGTTATTGCGACTACGCCTCTCGGGTGCGCGGCGCATCGGATTTCGACAAGACGTTTTCCTCGGAAGAACTCGACGCGCGGCTCAAGACTTACCTCGACGGCGAGCTTGAAAAGTCGGCAGTCTCTCCCGTCCTCGTGTTCGATGGCGGCGATCACATGGAATGGGATCGCGCGGCTTACGACGCCCTGGCTCATCGCATGGACGAACCCTTTGGCGGGATCGAGATCGTGCATTCATCACTCGATGGCTACCTCAACGCCATGCTCGCCGAGGCGGATCAGATCACCGAGACCGTGCATGGCGAGCTGCGTGAGCCCGGCAAAGAGTTGATGGAGGTCGATGAACAGTGGGTGATTCCCGGTGTCGCGTCGAGCCGGGTATGGATCAAGCAGGCCAACGCTCGCTGCCATTCACTCTTGACGCAGTGGGCCGAGCCGCTGTCGCTGTTGAGTCATCTGACTCTCGGGACCGATGGCGACAAGGGCTTCCTTGATGTCGCATGGAAGTGGCTTCTGAAGAATCATCCGCACGACTCAATCGGCGGGTGCTCGGTCGATACCGTCCACGAAGACATGAAGTTCCGCTTCAGCCAGACCGAGCAGATCGCCTCGGAGCTGACCGAGCGCGCTATGAATCGTCTCACAGCGTCGGTCGCCGGACCGATCGAAGACCATCAGGTTCGCATCGGCGTCTTCAACCCGACGCCGCGCCGCCGAACCGGGCCCGTCAAACTCGATATCGAGGTCCCGGTCGACTGGCCTCGTTTCAATGAGTTCTTCTTCTTCGAGCAGAAGCCGGCCATGCGATTGCTTGGTCCTGATGGAGGAGAGATCTCGTACCACCGAGTTGCTCAGGACATGGATCGACGGCGCAAGCGCCTTGCGACCACGGCGTTCCCTGCAGAGCGCCAGGTGAACGTCATCACCATCATTGCTGACCTCGATTTACCGGGAATGGGCTACACCACCCTTACGGCGGTCCGTGCCGAAAAGGACCATCACCACACGCGCTATGCTGAGAAACCCGGTCTGGCGGTTTCTTCTCACGCCCTAGAGAACAGCATCCTGCGCGTCGAGGTCGAGCCCGGCGGGCGACTTACACTCACCGACAAGCGCAGCGGCCGGGTCTATCCCAACCTGATGACCTTTGAGGATTCAGCCGACATTGGCGACGGCTGGTATCACGGACAGGCGCTGCGCGATCAGGCTTTCTCATCCGCGGCTGCCGGTCACTCTGATGTCGCTGTCATCGCCGATACATCCTCCTACGCAACGATCCGGGTGCGCACGACGATGAATCTGCCCGCGGAGTTTGATTTCAACCGCATGCGTCGGGTTGAGAGTTTCAAGCCCTTGATCCTGGACACGACAATCGAGCTCTATCGTGATGCCGATCACGTCGAGATCACGACAACGGTTGATAATCAGATCAAAGACCATCGGCTGCGCGTGCTCTTCCCGTCGGGTTGCGGCTCGGCGAAAACCTACCTCGCTGATACAGCCTTCGACGTCGTTGAGCGTGATATCGAACTCCGCAAGGACAATCACCTCTACCGAGAACTCGAGATCGAGACCCGCCCGCAGCAGTCATGGACCGCAGTCCAGAACAAGCAGGGTGGACTCGCGGTCGTCACCCTGGGGTTGCTCGAAACGGCGGTCCGCGATCAGCCGGAGCGCCCGATCGCACTAACCCTCTATCGATCGACACGACGAACAGTGCTGACCGATGGCGAGCCTGAAGGCCAGTTGCTCGGACCCTTGACGTTCAAGTATCGACTGGTTCCCCTCTCCGGACCGCCCAAAGTCAAGCGACTCTTTGACCTCGCCGAAGACCTCCACGGCCAGACTCGGGTATCGGTGGTCATGCCCTCTGATCGACGGCACCATCTCGACGTGATGCCGCAGCCGAATCAGCCCGCTCGCTCGGGTCTCCTCGAACTACAAGGCGACGCGGTGCTCACCGCAGCACGAAAACTTGCCGAATCCATCGAGCTACGCCTGTTTAATCCAACGAGTCAGCCTGTCGATACCGTCATCTGGATGCCAGCGCTCACCTCAATCTGGACAAGAGCCTTGCCGGTGAACTTTGAGGGACAGCCAGCTGGTGATCCTATTGCTGTTAACAACCAGTCCCTGCGCGTGACCATCAAGCCCAGGAAGATCCTCACCCTCCACCTCCAGCGATAA
- a CDS encoding DUF2961 domain-containing protein — MPEFDGLFCDLGNIHRLSKAQSRSISAENPTGAKGEGGKAVEGISAERATDLGKGWKVNPAIAIEAGQTAEIADITGPGALQHLWMTPTGHWRFLILRIYWDGQDQPSVECPLGDFFACGWGSYAQVTSIPVCVNPGSAFNCYWPMPFRQNCRMTVENVGTESAYLYYQIDYALNDVPEDAAYFHAHFRRVNPQPYQKVYTILDCIKGKGHYVGTYMAWGVNNNGWWGEGEIKFYIDGDLAPDQTVEKDVAEHGGDAFPTICGTGTEDYFLGSYNFENPHTKQYQEFTTPFAGMPQVIRPDGVYESQQRFGLYRWHIPDPIRFHQDLTVTIQALGWRKRQPIHYLPLQDDIASVAFWYQSLPTPAFPILPSRDNLEVV; from the coding sequence ATGCCCGAGTTTGACGGTCTATTCTGTGACCTAGGCAACATCCACCGCCTGTCCAAGGCGCAATCGCGCTCGATCAGCGCGGAGAACCCGACCGGCGCGAAGGGCGAAGGCGGTAAAGCGGTCGAAGGAATCTCCGCAGAGCGTGCCACGGACCTGGGTAAAGGCTGGAAGGTCAACCCAGCTATCGCGATTGAAGCTGGCCAGACGGCTGAGATTGCTGACATCACCGGACCCGGCGCCCTCCAGCACCTCTGGATGACACCCACAGGACACTGGAGGTTTCTCATCCTCCGTATCTATTGGGATGGTCAGGATCAGCCCAGCGTCGAGTGCCCGCTTGGTGATTTCTTCGCATGCGGGTGGGGATCATACGCTCAAGTCACCTCGATCCCTGTCTGTGTCAACCCAGGCAGCGCCTTCAACTGCTATTGGCCGATGCCGTTTCGCCAGAACTGTCGGATGACAGTTGAAAACGTCGGAACAGAATCGGCTTATCTCTATTATCAGATCGACTATGCATTGAACGATGTGCCTGAAGATGCAGCCTACTTTCATGCTCACTTCCGACGCGTGAATCCTCAGCCTTATCAAAAAGTCTATACCATTCTCGATTGTATCAAAGGGAAGGGGCATTACGTTGGTACCTACATGGCATGGGGTGTCAACAACAATGGCTGGTGGGGCGAGGGAGAGATCAAGTTCTATATCGATGGCGACCTGGCACCAGACCAGACGGTCGAGAAGGATGTTGCGGAGCACGGCGGGGACGCCTTCCCCACGATCTGCGGAACCGGCACCGAGGACTACTTCCTCGGCTCATACAACTTCGAGAACCCACACACCAAGCAGTATCAAGAGTTCACCACGCCCTTCGCCGGGATGCCACAGGTGATCCGACCCGACGGCGTCTACGAGAGCCAGCAGCGTTTCGGCCTCTACCGCTGGCATATCCCCGATCCCATCCGTTTCCATCAGGACCTGACCGTCACCATCCAGGCTCTCGGCTGGCGCAAACGCCAGCCCATTCACTACCTCCCGCTCCAGGACGACATCGCTTCGGTCGCGTTCTGGTATCAGTCACTCCCAACACCGGCGTTCCCCATACTCCCGTCCCGTGACAACCTCGAAGTCGTCTAG
- a CDS encoding phytanoyl-CoA dioxygenase family protein yields the protein MNSSTLTIADQYAQQGFYIANEPIIPRDLVSSAEQGMERVRQGDYRTGQPPFESPWNPGDDDTKLCKIEMPNLADPDIRSCIAHPALGELAARLTGASMIQVWWVQLLHKPSVDPEAKSGGGPAVGWHQDAQYWPEWIADSELFTAWVAISDVNTEAGPMAFVPGSHHAGLFEGGDFFSSDLVELRKNIRLPQGVAWDEVPAILQPGGVSFHHRHTLHGSGINTSGSPRKSFAVHLRTEKSTLADHPRVLTQFIDDEEKCPVIYGRR from the coding sequence ATGAACAGCAGCACGCTCACCATCGCCGATCAGTACGCCCAGCAGGGCTTTTACATCGCCAACGAACCGATTATTCCGCGTGACCTGGTCAGCTCCGCCGAGCAGGGGATGGAGCGAGTCAGGCAGGGGGACTACCGCACGGGTCAGCCACCCTTTGAGTCGCCATGGAATCCGGGTGATGACGACACCAAACTATGCAAGATCGAGATGCCCAACCTCGCCGACCCGGACATCCGTTCCTGTATAGCGCATCCCGCTCTTGGAGAACTTGCGGCACGACTCACCGGGGCGAGCATGATCCAGGTCTGGTGGGTCCAACTCCTGCACAAACCATCGGTCGACCCCGAGGCCAAGAGTGGGGGGGGGCCTGCGGTCGGCTGGCATCAGGACGCTCAGTATTGGCCGGAATGGATCGCAGACTCCGAGCTTTTTACCGCATGGGTTGCGATCTCTGATGTCAACACAGAAGCAGGCCCGATGGCCTTCGTCCCCGGTTCGCATCACGCAGGCCTCTTCGAGGGGGGAGACTTCTTCTCGTCCGACCTCGTTGAGCTTCGGAAGAACATCAGGTTGCCACAAGGCGTGGCTTGGGACGAAGTCCCCGCCATCCTTCAACCCGGCGGAGTCAGCTTTCACCATCGCCACACGCTCCACGGCTCGGGCATCAACACCTCTGGCTCACCGCGTAAATCCTTCGCCGTCCACCTCCGAACCGAGAAATCGACACTGGCCGATCATCCCCGTGTTCTCACACAGTTCATTGATGATGAAGAAAAGTGCCCGGTGATCTACGGCCGCCGCTAA
- a CDS encoding carbohydrate kinase family protein, whose amino-acid sequence MAEAAQVVVAGHICLDIIPAFTHGDGVLTPGALTEVGPALTATGGAVANTGLALHRLGVPTALLGKLGDDPFATRVLEILEGYDPALTRSMRRLNGETTSYTVVISPPGVDRYFLHCPGANATFGDKDVPEDSLVGAKVLHFGYPPLMRNLQLDGGEAMHRVFTRAQSAGLATSLDMAAVDPDSETGKVDWSAWMKRVLPAIDLFVPSYDEVCFMLDREVPPLDGASLRSVSDRLLDMGAGVVLIKLGDQGLYLRSAADSDRLSRMVRVLGLDGSNWIDKELYAPCFVTEVVGTTGAGDCTIAGLLAALLRGESPELAVQSAVAVGAASVEAADAVSAVPAWREVKARVKAGWASHVVKLDLPGWSKSGTGSVMTAR is encoded by the coding sequence ATGGCAGAGGCTGCACAGGTTGTGGTGGCGGGGCATATCTGCCTGGATATTATCCCGGCGTTCACGCACGGCGACGGCGTGCTGACGCCTGGTGCGCTGACTGAGGTCGGTCCGGCACTCACGGCGACAGGGGGAGCCGTCGCGAACACCGGGCTCGCGTTGCATCGACTGGGCGTGCCAACCGCCCTATTGGGCAAGCTTGGTGATGATCCGTTTGCGACGCGCGTGCTGGAGATTCTTGAGGGGTATGATCCGGCGCTGACGCGTTCGATGCGGCGGCTCAACGGGGAGACGACCAGTTACACGGTGGTCATCAGTCCACCCGGTGTGGATCGGTATTTTCTGCATTGTCCAGGGGCGAACGCGACATTTGGCGATAAGGATGTTCCTGAAGATTCGCTCGTCGGAGCGAAGGTACTGCATTTTGGGTATCCGCCTTTGATGCGGAATCTCCAACTTGACGGCGGGGAAGCCATGCACAGGGTCTTTACTCGGGCGCAGAGTGCCGGGCTGGCGACATCCCTGGACATGGCGGCGGTGGACCCGGATTCGGAGACCGGCAAGGTGGACTGGTCAGCGTGGATGAAGCGCGTGCTGCCAGCAATCGATCTGTTTGTGCCGAGCTATGACGAAGTGTGTTTCATGCTGGATCGTGAGGTCCCGCCGCTGGATGGTGCCAGCTTGCGGTCAGTCAGCGATCGATTACTGGATATGGGTGCGGGTGTCGTGCTGATCAAGCTGGGAGATCAGGGACTCTATCTGCGGAGTGCTGCGGACAGCGATCGTCTGTCGCGAATGGTCCGTGTGCTGGGATTAGATGGGTCTAATTGGATCGACAAAGAGCTCTATGCACCATGTTTCGTAACGGAAGTTGTCGGCACAACGGGCGCAGGAGACTGCACGATCGCGGGCCTGCTCGCAGCACTATTGCGAGGTGAGTCTCCCGAACTGGCGGTTCAGAGCGCCGTCGCGGTGGGAGCGGCGAGTGTCGAGGCGGCCGACGCGGTGAGCGCGGTGCCTGCTTGGCGTGAGGTAAAAGCACGCGTGAAGGCGGGATGGGCTAGTCACGTGGTCAAGCTGGACTTGCCCGGCTGGTCCAAGAGCGGGACTGGATCAGTGATGACGGCGCGATAG
- a CDS encoding Gfo/Idh/MocA family oxidoreductase, producing the protein MSKAKKKIRFGVIGCGLMGREFASAVGRWCHLGEVDFLPEITVVCDPNPVASAWFEAHVPTVTKAVTDYQVLLADSEVDAIYCAVPHHLHEKLYSDIIRAGKHLLGEKPFGIDRPANRSILAVIKEHPEVLVRCSSELPFFPGAYQITKWVAEGRFGRIIDVDAGFWHSSDLDPNKAINWKRMIATNGEYGCMGDLGMHVLHLPLRYGWTPKTVRALLANVMKTRPGPDGKQVPCETWDNAILATEFEHEGHTVPMTLSTKRIAPGHANTWFIRINGTSFSAEFSTKDPKRLRSLSYESGGEQAWNEIDTPYRSAYPSITGGIFEFGFSDSILQMWAAFCDELTHGRDGMSQPFTCVTPEEAGASHDLFTASLESQRTGKTVAIG; encoded by the coding sequence ATGAGCAAGGCCAAGAAGAAGATCAGGTTCGGCGTGATTGGCTGCGGGCTGATGGGTCGAGAGTTCGCATCAGCAGTAGGCCGATGGTGCCATCTCGGGGAGGTGGATTTTCTGCCGGAGATCACTGTGGTGTGTGATCCCAATCCTGTGGCGAGCGCGTGGTTTGAGGCGCATGTTCCAACCGTGACGAAGGCGGTGACGGATTATCAGGTGCTGCTAGCCGATTCGGAGGTGGATGCGATTTACTGTGCTGTGCCGCATCACCTGCACGAGAAGCTGTACTCGGACATCATCCGGGCAGGTAAGCATCTACTCGGCGAGAAGCCGTTTGGGATCGACCGGCCCGCGAATCGGTCGATCCTTGCGGTGATTAAAGAGCATCCGGAGGTGCTGGTGCGGTGCTCTTCGGAGTTGCCGTTCTTCCCCGGGGCCTATCAGATCACAAAGTGGGTGGCCGAGGGCCGGTTCGGGCGGATCATTGATGTCGATGCTGGATTCTGGCATTCATCCGACCTCGATCCGAACAAGGCGATCAACTGGAAGCGGATGATCGCGACGAACGGCGAGTATGGCTGCATGGGTGACCTGGGGATGCATGTGCTGCATCTGCCGCTGCGGTATGGGTGGACGCCGAAGACTGTCCGTGCATTGCTGGCCAATGTGATGAAGACGCGGCCGGGTCCAGATGGAAAGCAAGTTCCATGTGAGACGTGGGACAACGCGATTCTGGCTACCGAGTTTGAGCATGAGGGACACACGGTGCCGATGACGCTATCGACCAAACGAATCGCGCCGGGGCATGCGAATACTTGGTTTATCCGCATCAACGGGACATCGTTCTCCGCGGAGTTTTCGACGAAAGACCCGAAACGGCTGCGGTCACTGTCTTATGAGTCGGGTGGTGAGCAGGCATGGAATGAGATCGATACGCCGTATCGGTCGGCGTATCCGTCGATCACCGGCGGGATTTTTGAGTTCGGGTTCTCGGATTCGATTCTGCAGATGTGGGCTGCTTTCTGTGACGAGCTGACGCACGGGCGTGACGGGATGAGTCAGCCATTTACCTGTGTTACGCCCGAAGAAGCGGGTGCTTCACACGATCTGTTTACGGCGTCTTTGGAATCGCAGCGAACCGGGAAGACGGTGGCAATTGGTTAA
- a CDS encoding carbohydrate ABC transporter permease, which translates to MSDLRSHEQRRLKADARKYASGLMLNIALAVMGFLLVLPFVWMILTSLKHAGDLGQPSWLPGDRGVQWINYAEVFERVAFARAYVNSLFVATWVTFLQVFTSSLAAFAFTRLRWPGRDAVFLLYLATMMLPGLVMMIPNYQIMISLGLVDTLSGLIIPASFTAFGTFLLRQFMLTVPRSLDEAAEIDGATKWQIYWEVVMPLARPGLVTLAIFTFMGNYNSFFWPLVMLRSDYKFTLPIALLAFDTTSGQATHLMMAAVTMAIIPMVIVFVLLQKQLVKGIQLGAVKG; encoded by the coding sequence ATGAGTGATCTACGAAGCCACGAGCAACGAAGGTTGAAAGCCGATGCGCGAAAGTACGCGAGCGGGTTGATGTTGAACATCGCGCTGGCGGTGATGGGCTTTCTGCTGGTTCTGCCGTTTGTGTGGATGATCCTTACGAGTCTCAAGCACGCGGGCGATCTGGGGCAGCCGAGCTGGTTGCCTGGCGATCGAGGCGTCCAGTGGATCAACTACGCGGAGGTGTTCGAGCGGGTTGCATTCGCGAGGGCTTATGTGAACAGCCTGTTTGTGGCGACCTGGGTGACGTTTCTACAGGTGTTTACATCGTCACTGGCGGCGTTTGCGTTCACTCGATTGCGTTGGCCGGGTCGGGACGCTGTGTTCTTGTTGTACTTGGCGACCATGATGCTGCCGGGGCTGGTGATGATGATCCCGAACTATCAGATCATGATCAGTCTGGGGCTGGTGGACACGCTGTCGGGGCTGATCATCCCGGCATCGTTCACGGCGTTCGGGACGTTTCTGCTCCGTCAGTTCATGCTGACTGTTCCACGGTCGCTGGATGAGGCGGCGGAGATTGATGGGGCAACGAAGTGGCAGATTTACTGGGAGGTGGTGATGCCGCTGGCTCGTCCCGGGCTGGTGACGCTAGCGATCTTTACGTTTATGGGGAACTACAACTCGTTCTTCTGGCCGCTGGTGATGTTGCGGAGTGACTACAAGTTCACGTTGCCGATTGCTCTGCTGGCGTTTGATACGACGTCAGGGCAAGCGACTCACTTGATGATGGCGGCGGTAACGATGGCGATTATCCCGATGGTGATCGTCTTTGTGTTGCTGCAGAAACAACTGGTGAAAGGCATACAACTCGGTGCTGTTAAGGGGTGA
- a CDS encoding sugar ABC transporter permease — translation MAFTNWDLTLHNAYKDDGNLEFIGLGNLVEMFSVGDQFSWDAKFIVYLGNTLFFMLAIPVSVLGSLYFAMLLSKDPRAGGGRAMGWIVGSLGLFVGCVLLTAAGLAWSAMTVLFLSVMGVMLLGGSVLGNTFYRTIFYTPSFVAGVPTFLVWKKLYSRETGPVNRALDPALDVVAGGVMSVSPVLVQGLLFVGYAVMALLLGWGLGKMRQAYLDGELDRRAAVLPVIVLMIPFVVASQWLMTAATWWVLAVMVLFVLLYQLRRLGSGERFPGRRSSGFDEALVIALLSLVGQFVVLGLAVVAYRLPAMAADGLEPPSWLNDPNFAKPALMIMGLWAAIGSNNMLLYLAALTNIPEDLYEAADIDGATRFQRFWSVTWPQLAPTTFFILVMSTIAGLQGGFEMARVMTNGGPAGATTTLSYHVYEEGFVTGRLGLASAVAWVLFLLVFSVTLFNWKFGNRYVNE, via the coding sequence ATGGCGTTTACCAACTGGGACCTGACGCTTCATAACGCCTATAAGGATGATGGCAACCTTGAGTTCATCGGCTTGGGCAACCTGGTTGAGATGTTCTCGGTGGGCGATCAGTTTTCATGGGATGCGAAGTTCATCGTGTATCTGGGCAACACGCTGTTCTTCATGTTGGCGATCCCGGTGTCGGTGCTTGGTTCGCTGTACTTCGCGATGCTGCTGAGCAAGGACCCCAGAGCTGGGGGCGGGCGCGCGATGGGGTGGATTGTGGGGAGTCTGGGTTTGTTTGTGGGGTGTGTTCTCTTGACGGCGGCGGGTTTGGCGTGGTCCGCGATGACCGTGCTGTTCCTATCGGTGATGGGGGTGATGCTGCTGGGAGGGTCTGTGCTGGGCAACACGTTCTACAGAACGATTTTCTATACCCCATCGTTTGTGGCGGGCGTACCAACTTTTCTGGTGTGGAAGAAGCTGTATAGCCGGGAGACCGGGCCGGTGAACCGAGCGTTGGACCCGGCGCTGGATGTCGTGGCGGGCGGGGTGATGAGCGTCTCGCCTGTGCTGGTGCAGGGATTGCTGTTCGTGGGCTATGCGGTGATGGCGTTGCTGCTTGGGTGGGGGCTCGGGAAGATGCGGCAGGCGTATCTCGATGGCGAACTCGACCGTCGTGCGGCTGTGCTTCCGGTCATCGTGTTGATGATCCCGTTTGTGGTGGCGTCGCAGTGGCTGATGACGGCGGCGACGTGGTGGGTGCTGGCGGTGATGGTTCTGTTTGTGCTGCTTTATCAGCTCAGAAGGCTAGGATCAGGTGAGCGATTCCCCGGACGCAGGAGCTCGGGTTTTGACGAGGCGTTGGTGATCGCGCTGCTGAGCCTGGTGGGCCAGTTTGTGGTGCTCGGATTAGCGGTGGTGGCGTATCGACTGCCAGCGATGGCGGCGGATGGGCTTGAGCCGCCGAGTTGGTTGAATGACCCGAACTTTGCCAAGCCAGCCTTGATGATCATGGGACTGTGGGCGGCGATCGGGTCGAACAACATGCTGCTTTATCTCGCAGCACTGACAAATATACCGGAGGACCTCTACGAGGCGGCGGACATCGACGGAGCGACTCGGTTCCAGCGGTTCTGGAGTGTCACCTGGCCGCAGCTGGCCCCGACGACGTTTTTTATCCTCGTGATGTCAACGATCGCGGGGCTGCAGGGCGGGTTTGAGATGGCACGGGTTATGACGAACGGCGGGCCCGCTGGAGCGACGACAACGCTGAGCTATCACGTTTATGAAGAAGGGTTTGTGACAGGTCGCCTGGGGCTTGCCTCGGCGGTGGCGTGGGTGTTGTTCCTGCTGGTGTTTAGTGTCACTCTTTTCAACTGGAAGTTCGGGAATCGGTACGTCAATGAGTGA